In one Rutidosis leptorrhynchoides isolate AG116_Rl617_1_P2 chromosome 8, CSIRO_AGI_Rlap_v1, whole genome shotgun sequence genomic region, the following are encoded:
- the LOC139861475 gene encoding protein OBERON 4: MKRLKSSDDVNSYGGEKGVFKDWGRKDDDGLNMHQSSSSHRSFHYNSESGKKGLSSSSSSRYERVEDDRKRLIRKRSDYDVDSYERRKSHDRYRDRDRDRDRNERGILSSSPRAGGYGSDRIHRSESFSGPRRDFPKGFRSERDRPRREGSVSSWRQFGSCKEVDESGKSVGEFVKGSKAVSEEVGNVRSPQLGKDVKSPAGKDMDQGSKSGYDVVRVSKAASEEISNVRSPQGVRDAKSPAWSKESVSGQSKSESIQAESGNNSEREEGELEPDPHPDTAERNDTADGLPSDVGKHVDGNCLEDRTRMMSKEEIKSERKCEKANVEEVKNLKEATSTVDKLSSSEDSSTQRIGENETAIPLSSDVEKKDAKQIQDDIAQKEEDRHVSESSNPGEITPKLENDTKCKVKVESNNMTTSTHLQVVESAERNDTSGAFNHLLVTKELTQNFKDKGKSVTVSVSSGGDESNGFLTSKEIDLHGPSKRGFDLFFMDPVKKTESNDQKGVNKPKDEKLSLEPLELSLRLPSVLLPIGVTQPAQGPDSPSMDMSIQSQASSFQTSSDGFTRSFSGSQHFTHNPSCSLTETSFDFEQSVKSRPLFQGVNWQAQSSDDQKNAEPSMHLSNGNGVVPNAQSLQLHSARVAEGSYKTPLVFERQLSSNNNNNKQPSGSISRHQNDIRSPTQSVGSHDTGSDYYKDRKRVTREVIGTSSKSIVPTDMVESLLAMVVSDPLHTVARILNEMPAPSLTSLKELARDVILNSSRRRQFSAFRKALEKRSDITLETLPKAHSVQVEILVALKTGIQDFLLTNSDTSASDLAEIFLNLRCRNLMCRSYLPVDECECKICVQKKGFCSACMCLICSKFDMASNTCSWVGCDVCLHWCHTGCGLRESYIRNGRSANGALGQTEMQFHCVACGHPSEMFGFVREVFQNFAKGWTVETLANELEYVRKIFSGSDDIRGKRLHEIAHQMLTRLSNKSDFHQVRSYIMSFFMDDDAFKSDNIQISHEKVVKQILGEQSNNNSISKSSQEASMWMKSAYADRPIQLQTQTNSSDLHRVAPSVPIEPVFDELDGIVRIKLAEAQMFQMRADDARREAEGLNRIAQAKSKKIDEEYASRVTKLLLSEAEENRRQKLEELQVLENAHQEYFNMKVRMESEIKDLLLKMEATKRNFSSGAM, translated from the exons ATGAAGAGATTGAAATCTAGTGATGATGTTAATTCGTATGGAGGTGAAAAAGGTGTGTTTAAGGATTGGGGAAGGAAGGATGATGATGGTTTGAATATGCATCAGTCTTCTTCATCTCACAGGAGTTTTCATTACAACTCTGAGAGTGGGAAGAAAGGTTTATCGTCTTCATCTTCTTCACGGTATGAACGTGTAGAAGATGATCGTAAAAGGCTGATTCGGAAGAGGTCTGATTATGATGTTGATAGTTACGAGAGGAGAAAAAGTCACGATCGGTATAGAGATAGGGATAGAGATAGGGATCGTAATGAAAGGGGGATATTGAGTTCGTCGCCTCGTGCGGGTGGATATGGTAGTGATAGGATCCATAGATCTGAAAGCTTTTCAGGGCCGAGGAGAGATTTTCCTAAGGGGTTCAGATCGGAGAGAGATCGGCCTCGGAGAGAGGGAAGTGTTTCTTCGTGGCGGCAGTTTGGTAGTTGTAAAGAAGTTGATGAATCCGGGAAGAGTGTTGGTGAGTTTGTTAAAGGAAGTAAGGCGGTTTCGGAAGAAGTTGGTAATGTGAGGTCTCCACAACTGGGGAAAGATGTTAAGTCACCTGCAGGTAAAGATATGGATCAAGGATCGAAAAGTGGTTATGATGTTGTCAGAGTAAGTAAGGCGGCGTCGGAAGAAATTAGTAATGTAAGGTCCCCGCAGGGTGTGCGAGATGCAAAGTCACCAGCTTGGTCAAAGGAGTCTGTAAGTGGTCAATCAAAGAGTGAAAGTATTCAAGCAGAAAGTGGAAATAATAGTGAACGAGAAGAAGGGGAGCTTGAACCTGATCCTCATCCTGATACTGCAGAACGGAATGACACAGCTGATGGTTTACCTTCTGATGTTGGAAAACATGTTGATGGCAATTGTTTAGAAGATAGGACAAGGATGATGTCGAAAGAGGAAATAAAGTCTGAGCGAAAGTGTGAGAAGGCTAATGTTGAAGAAGTAAAAAATCTTAAAGAAGCAACTAGCACTGTTGATAAATTATCTTCTTCGGAGGATTCATCGACTCAAAGAATAGGTGAAAACGAAACTGCAATTCCATTGTCATCAGATGTTGAAAAGAAGGATGCAAAACAAATTCAAGATGATATTGCTCAAAAAGAGGAAGATAGGCATGTTTCTGAAAGTTCCAATCCCGGTGAAATAACACCAAAACTAGAAAATGATACCAAATGTAAAGTCAAAGTGGAGAGTAATAATATGACGACGAGTACGCATTTACAGGTAGTAGAAAGTGCAGAACGAAATGATACATCTGGAGCTTTTAATCATTTACTAGTGACGAAAGAATTGACTCAGAATTTCAAGGATAAGGGAAAAAGTGTGACTGTTTCGGTTTCCAGTGGCGGCGATGAATCAAACGGCTTCTTAACTAGCAAGGAAATTGACTTGCACGGACCAAGCAAAAGGGGTTTCGACTTGTTCTTCATGGATCCTGTTAAAAAGACCGAAAGTAATGACCAAAAAGGAGTAAACAAACCGAAAGATGAGAAACTTTCTTTGGAACCACTTGAACTGTCTCTTCGTTTACCAAGTGTTCTTCTTCCTATTGGGGTTACCCAACCGGCTCAGGGCCCAGATTCACCAAGTATGGATATGAGCATCCAATCTCAAGCTAGCTCTTTTCAAACAAGTTCTGATGGATTCACAAGATCTTTTTCGGGTTCACAACACTTCACTCATAATCCTAGCTGCTCGTTGACCGAGACTTCATTTGACTTTGAACAATCAGTTAAAAGTCGTCCGTTGTTTCAAGGTGTGAACTGGCAGGCTCAGTCTTCAGACGACCAGAAAAATGCAGAACCATCGATGCATCTTTCAAATGGAAATGGCGTCGTTCCAAATGCTCAGTCTTTACAGTTACATAGTGCTAGAGTTGCAGAAGGAAGTTATAAAACACCTCTCGTATTTGAAAGACAGCTAagcagtaataataataacaataagcagCCTTCGGGATCTATCTCGAGACACCAAAATGATATCAGATCTCCAACACAAAGTGTTGGATCTCATGATACTGGTTCAGATTATTATAAAGATAGAAAGCGTGTTACGAGAGAGGTTATTGGTACTTCAAGTAAGAGTATTGTTCCAACCGACATGGTTGAATCTCTTCTTGCAATGGTGGTATCCGACCCGTTACACACTGTGGCTCGAATATTAAATGAAATGCCTGCACCTTCTCTTACAAGTTTAAAAGAGTTGGCCCGTGATGTTATCTTGAACTCGAGTAGACGAAGACAATTTTCAGCATTTCGTAAAGCACTTGAAAAGAGGTCAGATATTACTCTAGAAACATTACCAAAAGCCCATAGTGTGCAAGTTGAGATACTGGTGGCTTTAAAAACTGGTATTCAAGATTTCCTCCTCACAAATTCAGACACGTCAGCATCTGATTTGGCTGAAATATTTTTGAACTTAAGATGTAGAAATCTCATGTGTCGAAGCTACTTACCCGTTGATGAATGTGAATGCAAAATCTGTGTGCAGAAAAAAGGTTTTTGCAGTGCTTGCATGTGTCTAATATGTTCAAAGTTTGATATGGCTTCTAATACATGTAGTTGGGTAGGATGTGATGTATGTCTGCATTGGTGTCACACTGGTTGCGGCTTACGAGAATCTTATATTAGAAATGGTCGAAGTGCAAATGGTGCGTTAGGTCAAACCGAGATGCAGTTTCATTGTGTTGCTTGTGGTCACCCTTCAGAAATGTTTGGGTTTGTTAGGGAGGTTTTTCAAAATTTTGCTAAAGGATGGACTGTTGAAACACTTGCAAATGAGCTTGAATATGTTAGAAAGATTTTTTCTGGTAGTGATGATATTCGAGGAAAACGCCTTCATGAAATCGCTCATCAGATGCTGACTAGATTGTCAAACAAATCGGATTTTCATCAAGTACGAAGCTATATAATGAGTTTCTTTATGG ATGATGACGCTTTCAAGTCGGACAATATTCAAATCTCGCATGAGAAGGTAGTAAAGCAAATTCTCGGTGAACAAAGTAACAATAATTCCATTTCCAAAAGCAGCCAAGAAGCTTCAATGTGGATGAAATCTGCTTACGCAGATAGGCCTATCCAGTTACAAACCCAAACCAACAGCTCAGATTTACATCGGGTCGCTCCATCGGTTCCAATTGAACCCGTTTTTGATGAGTTGGATGGCATTGTAAGGATCAAACTGGCAGAGGCTCAGATGTTTCAAATGCGCGCAGATGATGCAAGACGAGAAGCTGAAGGTCTGAATCGCATTGCACAGGCAAAAAGCAAGAAAATTGATGAAGAGTATGCAAGTCGGGTGACAAAGTTACTTTTATCAGAGGCAGAGGAAAATAGAAGACAAAAATTGGAAGAACTTCAAGTACTTGAAAATGCTCATCAGGAATATTTTAACATGAAGGTTAGGATGGAAAGTGAGATTAAAGATTTGCTTTTAAAGATGGAAGCCACAAAACGTAACTTCAGCTCGGGAGCAATGTAG
- the LOC139864138 gene encoding uncharacterized protein yields the protein MCNSAFKGIRVGNNQCGELVSHCISVDDAIFVGEWDDTNALNLVTLLGCFFAVSGLIINLRKSNLFGIGVHEREVARLSGIMGCSNASLPFHFLGLPVGLNMSKAANWVRSLQK from the coding sequence ATGTGTAACTCGGCGTTTAAAGGCATTCGCGTAGGGAATAATCAGTGTGGGGAGCTTGTTTCTCACTGTATTTCTGTTGATGATGCTATTTTTGTAGGTGAGTGGGATGATACAAATGCCTTGAATCTAGTTACGCTTCTCGGATGCTTTTTTGCGGTGTCGGGTCTGATAATAAACCTCCGTAAGTCCAATCTTTTCGGTATTGGTGTTCACGAGCGTGAAGTGGCTCGTCTTTCCGGGATCATGGGATGTTCAAATGCATCTTTACCTTTCCATTTTTTAGGTCTTCCTGTAGGCCTTAACATGTCAAAAGCGGCCAATTGGGTCCGGTCATTGCAAAAATAA